The following nucleotide sequence is from Streptomyces sp. HUAS CB01.
CGCTGCGGTCGCCGATCTGCTCCACCGGCAGGTCGGTCGACTCCAGCAGGCTCTGTGCCCGGCCGATGCGCTGCTGCAACAGCCACTGCAGCGGCGTCGTGCCGGTCGCCTCCCGCAGCCGCCGGTAGAAGGTGCGCGGGCTCAGCCCGGCCCGGCGCGCCAGGTCGTCGACGGTGAGCGGCTCGTGCAGCCGCTCGGCCGCCCACTGGAGTACGGGAGCCAGGCCCGCGTCGTCGTCGCGGGGCACCGGCGCCTCGATGAACTGGGCCTGGCCGCCCGAGCGGTGGGCCTGCACGACGAGGCGCCGCGCCAGCTGGTTGGCGGCCGAGGCCCCCAGGTCGCGGCGGACCAGGTGCAGGCACAGGTCGAGCGCGGCGGTGGCCCCGGCGCTGGTGAGGACCCCGCCCTCGTCGGTGTAGAGGACCGAGTCGTCGACGACCACCTCGGGGTGGCGGGCCGCCAGCTGGGCGGTGTGACTCCAGTGCGCGGTGGCCCGGCGGCCGTCGAGGAGCCCGGCCGCGGCGAGCGCGAAGGCGCCGGTGCACAGGGAGACCATCCGGGCCCCAGAGGCGGCGGCTTCGCGCAGGGCCGCTACCAGATCGGCCGGGACCTCCTGGCCGTCCTCGACGACCGCGTCGGGCACGGACGGCACGATGACCGTGTCGGCGCCCACGAGCGCGTCCAGGCCGTACTCCGTCCGCAGGGAGATTGCCCCGGCCGGGGCGTTGCCGCAGAGCCTCAGCTCGTACCAGGGGTCGGCCAGGTCGGGCTGCGGGATGCCGAACACCGTGCAGGCGATGGAGAGTTCAAACAGCTCCCAGAGGGAGACCCCCGAGCGAGGGTCGGGGACGACGGCCACGGCGACGACACCTGCGCTCATTCACCGATCCTAACCCGGCCCCGTGGCAGGAATTTTGCGTACATGGTCAGTCCTGCCACTGTCACGCCCCTTCCGCTCCTGCAAGTGTGGATCTTGTTCAAGGACCGCCACAGACAGGGATTTGTCACTCATGAACGCACAGAACGTCACCGTCATCGGTCTGGGACAGATGGGCGCGGCGCTCGCCGGTGCCCTCCTGGACGCCGGGCACACCACGACCGTCTGGAACCGCAGTCCCGAGAAGGCCGGGCCCCTCGTCGCCCGGGGCGCGGTCCGCGCGGAGACGGTCGCCGAGGCCGTCGCCGCGAGCGACCTAGTCCTGGTGTGCGTCCTCGACTACCCGGCCGTACGCGAACTCCTCGGCCCCGTAGGGGAGTCGCTGCGCGGCAAGGCCCTGGTCAACCTCACCTCAGGCTCGCCCGAGCAGGCGCGCGAGGAGGCGAAGTGGGCGGCCGGGCAGGGGATCGCGTACCTCGACGGCGGCATCATGACGACCCCGCCCGGCGTCGGCGACAGCGCCCACATGTTCCTCTACAGCGGCGCCCCCGAGGTCCTGGCCGCGCACCGCGACACCCTGGCCGTCCTCGGCGACCCCGTCGACCTCGGGACGGACGCGGGGCTCGCCTCGCTGTACGACTCCGGGCTGCTCGGCCTCATGTGGGCCGTCTTCGGCGGCTGGCTGCACGCCACCGCGCTGGCCGGCGCGGACGGGGTCGCGGCGAGGGACTTCACGACGATCGCCTGCCGCTGGCTGAAGACGGTGTCCTGGTTCATGACCGGGTACGCCGAGCAGATCGACGCGGGCGAGTACCCCGGCCACGACGCCACCATCGACGTGCAGGTCGCCGCGATCGGCCACCTGCTGCACGCCGGGGCCGACCGGGGCATCGACCCCCGACTGCCCGAACTGCACCTGGAGTTGATGCGCCAGATGGTGGCCGCCGGGCACGGGGGCGACAGCTACGCCCGCGTGATCGACGCCTTCCGTAAAAGCTAGGTCGTCAACGCCGCTGCGTTAATGGCCCACAGAGACCGTCTCATCCTTGAGAACCTGACACTGCCGTCATTTCTCATCGACATCCGCAGTCCAGATGATTACCCCCTGCCTCCCGAACCTGCCGACAAACGCTGTCCCTAGAGAGGTTCTGGCACGGCTTCCGTGAAGCGGTCACGATTAGTGATCGGTGGGCGTTTCGAGTGCTTGGAGGATCTGTCGCACTTCCTGGCGCCACTGGTCGGCGTCGGCGCTGTCCACCCAGCCGGTTGCCATTTCTGATCCGCCCTGGAGAACCCGATGCAGTGCCAGTCTCGCCGACGCGCGAAGGGAGGCTGGCAGTGTGGGCAGCGGTTTCCTGGGGCTGTCGTCCGGGTCAATCACGATGGGGCTGTCCGGGAGGGTGCTGGCGACGAGGGCGCCAGCGGCAATGGCTTCGGCCCCGTCTCCGCCATCGACGCGTTCTCCCGAGTCGGTTACTCGCTGGAATGCCCGCCACAGCACATCAATGACCTGCTGGTGGGTGAGCCCCTCAAGTCCATCGACGAAGTCTGCGGCGAGGTCGCTGTCGAACGGGCCGGTTCCCCACGTTCCCATCATGGCTCCTGATATGGCTGTCTCGGACGAAGACATGGTTCCAGGATCCACTGACATCGGTCACGGGGCGAGGAGGACCCGCTTGCGGAGCAGTGCGAAGCCAGCGCGACCGAACATCTGGCGCTTGAGCATCTTGATCCGGTTGACGTGTCCTTCGACGACGCCGGAGTTCCAGGGCAGGGTCAGGCCGGCGATGACTGCGTTGCGGTCTCGGTCGATGCCCGCCGCGAGAGTGTGGAGGCTGGGAAGGTCGTCCTGGCGGACGGCGTCGAGCCACTGCGGAAGTCGTTCTCCCTGACGCTCGGTGAGCATGTGGGCGAAGGACCGGACGTGACCGGTCAGGGCGTCGAGTTCAGGGCAGTTGGCCAGAACGGCCTTGAGCCGGAGCTGTTCGATCTCGGTCAGCGTCTCGGGTCGGCTGAGGATCCACCTCGTCACCACGCGGGGTGCCGGCGGCTGCGCGGTGACCGGCCGCGGCGACGTGCGCTTCTCTCGCAGGTAGGCGCTGACCCGGCCATAACTGCCTCGATAGCCCAAGGGAACGATCTCCTCCCAGAGCTTCCAGGCGTTGGTGCAGCCCTCGTCCCAACGTTCGTCCAGGTAGGGCTTGTACTCATCGAGGACGGAGGTCCTGTTGTGCTGCCACTGGCCGCGAAAGAGGTCTTCCGGCTTCGCCGCGTCGGCGAGGCTCTTGACGGTGCGGTGGGTCATCTGGAGCTGACGCCCGATGGAACGGCGGCTGTGGCCGGCTTCCAACAGTGCGTGGACCGTGGCGTGCCTGGCCCGCATTCGGTTGGCGAACCGCTCGCTCCGCCATGGAGAGTCCACCTTCTCCTCGGGCGGCGCCGGTGGTTCGGCCTTCACCTCGCGATCGGGGACCAGGACGCGAAGGCACGGGCGGTGGCGGGCGACAGCCCGCTCAGCAGCTTCCCCCAGGTTGTGCCACAAATGCCAGCGGTCGGCGACCTGCGTCGCCTGGGGTGCCCCGGCTGTGGCGCCTTCCGCGAAGAACGGCGCGCGGTCCCGGCAGACGATCTCGATCCCGGGTCGCTTCGCCAGCCATGCGGCCAGGCTGGACGCTTCCCGGTCAGGCAGCAGATCCACCGGCCGACGGGTCTCGACGTCGACGAGCACCGTGCCGTAGACCCGTCCTTTGCGTGTGGCGTACTCATCAACACCAACCACCCGCGGGGCCGGGACTTCGGGTTCGGGCAATGCATCGAGCAGCCGCAACACCGCGCTGCGGCTGATGGGCACCCCGAAGGCCCGTGCCATCCGAGCGCCGGCCCGGCCAGCGAGGGCGAGCCCCACCGCGGCGAGAGTCGACCGCAACCGCTCCGTCCACCTGCTGTGCCGCCGGGTCAGCCCCGGCATCTGCTCAGCGAACGTCCGCCGAGCACACGAAGACTCCGGACAGAAGAACCGCCGAACTCGCAGTTGGAGGACCACCAGACGTCCCCCACTCGGAACGTCCGCAGGAAACCGCAGGTAAGAGCTGTGCACCCGGGTCGACTCGCTCCCACAATCCGGGCATGCCGCCCCGCCCGCCGTACTGCAGACATCGATGCGTATCGCCTCATGACTCACGTCCAGCGACAGCACCGACACGCCCGCGATGGACGGTAACAACAGGCCCTCAATGGGAGGCGACGTCTCTTCCACGACGCCGCACTGTCGACCACACTAAGATCGGCCCCGGTCATTTTCAGGCAACTTCCCCGAGCCTGATCAGAGCGTCAGCCGTCACTCAACGTGCACGCATCACGGAAAGCGAGCCAGAACCCCTAGAGATCAACGAAGCCATCCGAGAGTTGCGCCAGGACTACCTCCGCCGGGGCCATGAGTGGGAGAACCAGAGCCTCGACCACTTCCTTGAGGCCCTCGCGGCGTGGATGGATGACTCGCCGGGCTGGTATCGAAACTTCGGGAAGCAGCTCCCCGAGGAAGGGGACTGGACCTTCCTGGCCAGAGCACTTCCGGCCGCCACCGTCTATGAGTGAATCCGCTGCTGGAGCGGTCAGGCCGCGGTGAGCCAGTCCCGGTAGGCGCTGGCGAGGTCGTCGTCGCGGCGTGTGCCGCGCTCGATGCAGGAGATCACCGCAGGCCAGACACCGAAGTGTTCGGCGACGGTGGTGAGGGTGATGTTCTTGGCCTGGCGTGCGGGTCGTAGGTCGGAGATGTCCGGGACGGTGACCGGTGTGGTGAGGTAGCGGAAGATCTCCCGGGCGATCGCCCGCTTGAGTGGGCGGATGATCTCCTTCTTCGTGCGTCCGGCGGCGGTCTGCCGGGCGACGTATTCGCGGGTGCGGGCGTCGCTGGACATGCGGACGAGAGCGATGCGGTAGAGGGCTGAGTTCGCGCCGCGGTCGCCGCCGCGGGAAAGACGGTGGCGGTTGGTCCTGCCGCTGGAGGCGGGGACAGGTGCGACGCCGCAGAGCGCTGCGAAGGATGCCTCCGTGCGCAGGCGGTCGGGGTTGCCGCCGGCGGTGACCAGGAGCGGGGCCGCGGTGTCGGGGCCGACACCTAACGCCGCTCGCAGGCCGGGATTGTTGTCGGTGGCGGCTGTGTCCAGGGCGGCGGTGAGGGTGTCGTGTTCCGTGGTCAGGGCCTGGACCCGGCGGGCGAGGGTCTTCAGCGCGGTCAGGAGGGCGACGCGCGGTCCGTCGCCGGTGGGGCGGAGCCGGGCGATGGCGTCGACCCGGGTCTTGCCGCGCAGGGCGGTGTACTTGACGCGGATATCGTCCGGGGCGGTGATGAGGATGTGCGCGATCGGGTTCAGGGTGGCGGTGCGGGCCTTGACGGCGGACCGGGCGGCGTTGTGGAGGGCGCGTATGCCGCTGACGGTATCGTCCTTGGGAATGACCGAGGCGCGGCCGGACAGCGCGGCGCGGGCGGCTGCGTAGGCGTCGATGGGATCGGACTTGCCGATCCGGCGCCGCTCTGCCTTGTCGGGCCGGTTGACCTCGACCACGGTCAGGCCCGCTTGGCGTGCGGCACGGGTGAACCCCAGGCCGTAGGAGGAGGTCCCCTCGACCCCGACGGCGGTCACGGTGCCGTGGGCGTTCAGGAACGCGATCGCCGCGGCGTATCCGGCTTGCGTGGTCGGGAACTCGGCGTTGGCGATGTGGCCGCCCCGGTCGGTGATGACAGCGACGTGGATCGTGTCCGCGTGGGAGTCCACTCCGCCGAACACCGCATCCAGTTCGGTGGCGGGCGTGGTCGTCGCTGTCATCCTGTGGGCTGCCTTTCTGGCCGGAGGTGACGCCGGCCGGGTGGGTCAGACAGGACATTGAGGGGGCCTCTGGCCAAGCTCCTATCAGGTCATGTTCCACCTGGCCGGAGCCATGGAGAACGGGTCCCGGTAGCCGGACAGAACAGTCGCAGGACAGCCCAGCAGGACGTCAGTCAGACCCTGAGCCACGACCACCGGAACCCGCTACGAGTATCAATGTCAGACCCGTGCGCAAGGATCTCCCGTATGACGACTCTTCCCGCCGATGAGGCGCTGTCCAGCCATGCCCAGTACCAGGACGCCGTGCGCCGCGCACGGGAGGCCGCAGCGGCCTACTACGGCGACGGCGACAGCCCGCTGGACGACGCGGCCTACGACCGGCTCCTGCGCGCTGTCGCGGACTGGGAGAAGGTCCATCCCGGGGAGGTCCTGCCCGAATCGCCGACGGACAAGGTCGGCGCGGGCGCGGCTCCCGTCGGCGATGTCGCGCACACCACACGCCTGCTGTCGCTCGACAATGTGTTCACACCCGAGGAACTGAGCGCCTGGGGCGTGTCACTGGAGCGGCGGCTGGGGCGCCCGTCCACCGGCGGCTTCACGGTCGAGCCGAAGTTGGACGGGGCCGCCGTCGCCGCCCGTTACCGTGCCGGCCGCCTGGTGCAGATCATCACGCGCGGCGACGGCAGCCACGGCGAGGACGTCAGCCACGTGATCGGCACGATCGACGGGCTGCCGGCCGAGCTCCCGCATCCGGTGACGTTCGAGGTGCGGGGTGAAGTCCTGTTCACCCAGGAGCAGTTCGAGGCCGCCAACGCGGTGCGCACGGCACACGGCGCCAAGGTGTTCTCCAATCCCCGCAACGGGACGTCGGGCACGCTGCGTGCCAAGGACCGGCCCTACCGGCTGCCCATGACCTTCTGGGCGTACGGCGCGGTGGACCTGGACGGACAGGCGTTCCTGCCCGTCGGTGCGACCCATGCCGAGGTGCTTCGGGCGGTCGAGGACGCCGGAGTGCGGACGACGGCCGCCACACCGGCCGGCCTGCACGTCTGCGCGACACTCGACGAAGCGCAGCAGCGGGTCGACGAGATCGCAGCGATGCGCGCGGCGCTGCCGTTCGGCATCGACGGCGTCGTCATCAAGGCCGACGACGCGGACGAGCAGGCCGCAGCCGGCTTCGGCAGCCGCTACCCGCACTGGGCCATCGCCTACAAGCTCCCGCCCATGGAGCGCCGTACGAAGCTGCTCGGTGTGGAGTGGAAGGTGGGCAGGACCGGAGTCATCGCACCCCGCGCCGTGCTGGAACCCGTCGAGGTCGACGGCAGCGTCGTCACCTTCGCCACCCTGCACAACCCGGCCGACATCCGGCGACGCGACCTGCACCTGACGGACACCGTGACCATCTACAAGGCGGGCGACATCATCCCGCGGGTCCAGGCGGCGGTCGTCGACCTCCGGCTGCCGGGCGCCGAGCCCGTGCCGCTGCCGGAGCACTGCCCCGAGTGCGGCGGTGACATCGACCGGAGCCAGGAGCGGTGGCGGTGCGCGAAGGGCGCCGCCTGCCGGCTGCCCGCCGCGATCCTGTACGCGGCGGGCCGCGACCAGCTCGACATCGACGGCCTCGGCGAACGGTACGTCGAGGCCCTGGTGGCCTCGGGAGACGTCGTCGACATCGCCGACCTGTTCACGCTCGGCCTCGATCGGCTCACCGCCGCCTCCGGCAGCGAGAAGCGGGCCGTCAAGCTCGCCGAGCAGATAGCCGCGGCCAAGTCCAAGCCGCTGAACCGGGTGTTCTGCGCTCTCGGCATCCTCGGCACCGGGCGCAGCATGTCCCGGCGCATCGCCGCCCACTTCCGCACCATGGACGCCATCCGCGCCGCGGACGCCGAGACGTTGCGTGGCGTCGACGGCATCGGTGCCGAGAAGGCCCCGGTCGTCGTCCAGCAGATCGCCGAACTCGCACCCGTCATCGACAAGTTGATCGCGGCGGGAGTCAACATGACCGAGCCGGTCCCGGAGGAGACGGCCGGGCAGGGGCCGCTCGCGGGTAGGACCGTCGTGGTCACCGGCAAGATGACCGGCCCACTGGAAGGCTACGGCCGTACCGACATGGCCGCGCTGATCGAGAACGCCGGAGGGCGGTCCGGCAGCGGTGTCAACGCCGGTACGCA
It contains:
- a CDS encoding NAD(P)-dependent oxidoreductase is translated as MNAQNVTVIGLGQMGAALAGALLDAGHTTTVWNRSPEKAGPLVARGAVRAETVAEAVAASDLVLVCVLDYPAVRELLGPVGESLRGKALVNLTSGSPEQAREEAKWAAGQGIAYLDGGIMTTPPGVGDSAHMFLYSGAPEVLAAHRDTLAVLGDPVDLGTDAGLASLYDSGLLGLMWAVFGGWLHATALAGADGVAARDFTTIACRWLKTVSWFMTGYAEQIDAGEYPGHDATIDVQVAAIGHLLHAGADRGIDPRLPELHLELMRQMVAAGHGGDSYARVIDAFRKS
- a CDS encoding IS110 family transposase, giving the protein MTATTTPATELDAVFGGVDSHADTIHVAVITDRGGHIANAEFPTTQAGYAAAIAFLNAHGTVTAVGVEGTSSYGLGFTRAARQAGLTVVEVNRPDKAERRRIGKSDPIDAYAAARAALSGRASVIPKDDTVSGIRALHNAARSAVKARTATLNPIAHILITAPDDIRVKYTALRGKTRVDAIARLRPTGDGPRVALLTALKTLARRVQALTTEHDTLTAALDTAATDNNPGLRAALGVGPDTAAPLLVTAGGNPDRLRTEASFAALCGVAPVPASSGRTNRHRLSRGGDRGANSALYRIALVRMSSDARTREYVARQTAAGRTKKEIIRPLKRAIAREIFRYLTTPVTVPDISDLRPARQAKNITLTTVAEHFGVWPAVISCIERGTRRDDDLASAYRDWLTAA
- a CDS encoding ISL3 family transposase, yielding MEGLLLPSIAGVSVLSLDVSHEAIRIDVCSTAGGAACPDCGSESTRVHSSYLRFPADVPSGGRLVVLQLRVRRFFCPESSCARRTFAEQMPGLTRRHSRWTERLRSTLAAVGLALAGRAGARMARAFGVPISRSAVLRLLDALPEPEVPAPRVVGVDEYATRKGRVYGTVLVDVETRRPVDLLPDREASSLAAWLAKRPGIEIVCRDRAPFFAEGATAGAPQATQVADRWHLWHNLGEAAERAVARHRPCLRVLVPDREVKAEPPAPPEEKVDSPWRSERFANRMRARHATVHALLEAGHSRRSIGRQLQMTHRTVKSLADAAKPEDLFRGQWQHNRTSVLDEYKPYLDERWDEGCTNAWKLWEEIVPLGYRGSYGRVSAYLREKRTSPRPVTAQPPAPRVVTRWILSRPETLTEIEQLRLKAVLANCPELDALTGHVRSFAHMLTERQGERLPQWLDAVRQDDLPSLHTLAAGIDRDRNAVIAGLTLPWNSGVVEGHVNRIKMLKRQMFGRAGFALLRKRVLLAP
- a CDS encoding DUF7660 family protein — encoded protein: MPPRPPYCRHRCVSPHDSRPATAPTRPRWTVTTGPQWEATSLPRRRTVDHTKIGPGHFQATSPSLIRASAVTQRARITESEPEPLEINEAIRELRQDYLRRGHEWENQSLDHFLEALAAWMDDSPGWYRNFGKQLPEEGDWTFLARALPAATVYE
- a CDS encoding helix-turn-helix domain-containing protein, coding for MSAGVVAVAVVPDPRSGVSLWELFELSIACTVFGIPQPDLADPWYELRLCGNAPAGAISLRTEYGLDALVGADTVIVPSVPDAVVEDGQEVPADLVAALREAAASGARMVSLCTGAFALAAAGLLDGRRATAHWSHTAQLAARHPEVVVDDSVLYTDEGGVLTSAGATAALDLCLHLVRRDLGASAANQLARRLVVQAHRSGGQAQFIEAPVPRDDDAGLAPVLQWAAERLHEPLTVDDLARRAGLSPRTFYRRLREATGTTPLQWLLQQRIGRAQSLLESTDLPVEQIGDRSGLGTAANLRHHFTRTVGVSPTDYRKSFRPPGLPS
- the ligA gene encoding NAD-dependent DNA ligase LigA, translated to MTTLPADEALSSHAQYQDAVRRAREAAAAYYGDGDSPLDDAAYDRLLRAVADWEKVHPGEVLPESPTDKVGAGAAPVGDVAHTTRLLSLDNVFTPEELSAWGVSLERRLGRPSTGGFTVEPKLDGAAVAARYRAGRLVQIITRGDGSHGEDVSHVIGTIDGLPAELPHPVTFEVRGEVLFTQEQFEAANAVRTAHGAKVFSNPRNGTSGTLRAKDRPYRLPMTFWAYGAVDLDGQAFLPVGATHAEVLRAVEDAGVRTTAATPAGLHVCATLDEAQQRVDEIAAMRAALPFGIDGVVIKADDADEQAAAGFGSRYPHWAIAYKLPPMERRTKLLGVEWKVGRTGVIAPRAVLEPVEVDGSVVTFATLHNPADIRRRDLHLTDTVTIYKAGDIIPRVQAAVVDLRLPGAEPVPLPEHCPECGGDIDRSQERWRCAKGAACRLPAAILYAAGRDQLDIDGLGERYVEALVASGDVVDIADLFTLGLDRLTAASGSEKRAVKLAEQIAAAKSKPLNRVFCALGILGTGRSMSRRIAAHFRTMDAIRAADAETLRGVDGIGAEKAPVVVQQIAELAPVIDKLIAAGVNMTEPVPEETAGQGPLAGRTVVVTGKMTGPLEGYGRTDMAALIENAGGRSGSGVNAGTHYLVAARAGGRPSSKAVKAEQLGVEVLTPEAFAEIVADYLG
- a CDS encoding DUF4259 domain-containing protein encodes the protein MSSSETAISGAMMGTWGTGPFDSDLAADFVDGLEGLTHQQVIDVLWRAFQRVTDSGERVDGGDGAEAIAAGALVASTLPDSPIVIDPDDSPRKPLPTLPASLRASARLALHRVLQGGSEMATGWVDSADADQWRQEVRQILQALETPTDH